One genomic segment of Sphingomonas sp. KR3-1 includes these proteins:
- a CDS encoding ShlB/FhaC/HecB family hemolysin secretion/activation protein encodes MVRGTIGSRRLGALLCGSAAGLLAWTPAQAQDAGALLRQKQQQQELKTPQKIEPKADPLAPPPNQPEQGETVLVRTLHFAGKLDLLPEADRQRIAASAEGKRLGISGIRAIADMATQAIQASGHMLGYAQLPPQDVTQGEVTITLAEGTLDAIEVERGTGTRIDAGLLTRILNQQGGGTVQKADLEAALLRIGDLPGVSAHARLMPGARPGTTRLSVQVDEQPPVSFEAWGDNGGTASTGRWQANAAVTLSDLSGAGEMARLSGTLSEGQKYLQAAVALPLDASGVTLNASYAYLDYRNRDPIGRALDLKGHAQFLSYGLDAGLLRSRTLNLRLTAGLSWKLLADDSLLGRLQDKRILAGTLGLHGDDRDALGGGGLTSWSIDWSFGTLDLSRVPAALAVDRAGLRTDGSFHHVDINLVRLQKLPRNFSLLARAYGQWASRNLDSSEEIGLGGPYAVRGYGVGDGQGDAGLIETVELRYDMPFENGRDTFQLAGFLDAGRIWINADSGRVPLFNQCGCNSYALSSVGAAARWTHRKFNLSLSYAVALGSNPGRSAITGANADGTRDRSQFWLQGALRF; translated from the coding sequence GCGCCAGAAGCAGCAGCAACAGGAATTGAAGACGCCACAGAAGATCGAGCCGAAGGCCGATCCGCTGGCGCCGCCGCCCAACCAGCCAGAGCAGGGCGAGACCGTGCTGGTTCGCACGCTGCACTTCGCGGGCAAGCTCGACCTGCTTCCCGAGGCGGATCGCCAGCGGATCGCCGCGTCGGCGGAAGGGAAGCGGCTGGGCATATCCGGAATCCGGGCGATCGCCGACATGGCGACCCAGGCGATCCAGGCAAGCGGCCACATGCTCGGCTATGCGCAGCTACCGCCCCAGGACGTGACCCAGGGCGAAGTGACGATCACGCTCGCCGAAGGCACGCTCGACGCGATCGAGGTCGAGCGCGGCACCGGCACGCGGATCGATGCGGGGTTGCTCACACGCATCCTCAACCAGCAAGGCGGCGGCACGGTGCAGAAAGCCGATCTCGAGGCGGCATTGCTCCGCATCGGCGATCTGCCCGGCGTCTCCGCGCACGCCCGGCTGATGCCCGGCGCGCGGCCGGGCACCACCCGGCTCAGCGTGCAGGTCGATGAGCAGCCCCCGGTCTCGTTCGAGGCCTGGGGCGACAATGGCGGGACGGCGAGCACGGGTCGGTGGCAGGCCAATGCCGCGGTCACGCTCTCCGACCTGAGCGGCGCGGGGGAGATGGCGCGGCTGAGCGGCACGCTTTCCGAAGGCCAGAAATACCTCCAGGCAGCAGTGGCGCTGCCGCTCGATGCGAGCGGCGTGACGCTCAACGCCAGCTATGCCTATCTCGACTATCGCAACCGCGACCCGATCGGCCGCGCGCTCGACCTGAAGGGCCACGCCCAGTTCCTTAGCTACGGGCTGGATGCCGGGCTGCTGCGTTCGCGCACGCTCAACCTGCGGCTCACCGCCGGGCTTTCCTGGAAGCTGCTGGCGGATGACAGCCTGTTGGGCAGGCTGCAGGACAAGCGGATCCTTGCCGGCACGCTTGGCCTGCACGGCGATGACCGCGACGCACTTGGCGGCGGCGGGCTGACGAGCTGGTCGATCGACTGGAGCTTTGGGACGCTCGATCTTTCGCGCGTGCCGGCGGCGCTTGCCGTCGATCGCGCCGGATTGCGCACCGATGGCAGCTTCCATCATGTCGATATCAACCTGGTGCGGTTGCAGAAGCTGCCCCGCAATTTCTCACTGCTCGCCCGGGCCTATGGCCAATGGGCGAGCCGGAACCTCGACAGTTCGGAAGAGATCGGGCTGGGCGGCCCTTATGCCGTGCGCGGCTATGGCGTGGGCGACGGACAGGGCGATGCCGGGCTGATCGAGACGGTCGAACTGCGCTATGACATGCCGTTCGAGAACGGGCGGGACACGTTCCAGCTCGCCGGCTTCCTCGACGCCGGGCGGATCTGGATCAATGCCGATAGCGGGCGTGTGCCGCTGTTCAACCAGTGCGGCTGCAACAGCTACGCGCTGTCGAGCGTCGGCGCGGCCGCACGCTGGACGCACCGCAAGTTCAATCTCTCGCTGAGCTACGCAGTCGCGCTCGGCAGCAATCCCGGACGCAGCGCGATCACCGGCGCCAATGCCGACGGCACACGCGACCGCTCGCAATTCTGGCTCCAGGGCGCCCTCCGGTTCTGA